Sequence from the Patescibacteria group bacterium genome:
CTAAAGGAAAAATTGATTTTGACGAAGTAATAAAAGAGATATTCTCATACATTAAAGAGTGCCCAAAATATGATTATGAGATAATTGTGGGATGCGATTCCTCTTCTGGTCAAGAGCCATTTTTTCCTATTGCCATAGTAGTTTTGAGAAAGGGCGCAGGCGGAAGATTTTTTTTGAAAAGGATTAAATATCATAACAGAAAATTTTACAATCTCCACGAAAGAATTTTAGAAGAAGTGCTGTTGTCCTGTAGATTGGCTTTGGTGTTGAGAGACAGGACACAGGAAGAGACCCTGAAATTAGCCGAGCCCTTGGACTATGAATTCCGTTATATCCATGCGGATGTCGGGGCTAACGGCGCTACCAGGGATATGATTAAAGAAGTTGTCGGGCTCATCAAGGGTAATGGTTTTGAGGCGAAAATAAAGCCAGAGTCATTTGTTGCCTCATCTATCGCAGACAGATTCAGCTAAAATTTTATTAATGAATCATCTTAAACTGCGGAAATTATTTTTAGAGTTTTTTGAGAAAAGAGGGCACAAGATTGTCTTGTCTTCTTCATTGATTCCGAGCGACCCATCAGTGCTTTTTACCACTGCTGGAATGCAGCAATTTAAGCCGTATTTTATGGGTGAAAAGTCGCCTTATGGAAAGAGGGCAGTAAGTATCCAAAAGTGCGTAAGAACTTCTGATATTGATGAGGTAGGGGACAAGAGTCACCTAACTTTTTTTGAAATGCTCGGCAATTTCAGCTTCGCTGATTATTTCAAAAAAGAAGCAATAGA
This genomic interval carries:
- a CDS encoding ribonuclease H-like YkuK family protein, translating into MQDITAGKFYNPTKGKIDFDEVIKEIFSYIKECPKYDYEIIVGCDSSSGQEPFFPIAIVVLRKGAGGRFFLKRIKYHNRKFYNLHERILEEVLLSCRLALVLRDRTQEETLKLAEPLDYEFRYIHADVGANGATRDMIKEVVGLIKGNGFEAKIKPESFVASSIADRFS